The Leptospira bouyouniensis genome contains a region encoding:
- a CDS encoding diacylglycerol/polyprenol kinase family protein: MNSGFNFFRKIWHILGLIIPVTLYLDPFQGAFGLFYATRAILVTSLGLFLFCLILLEFVRLTHSGFEAFFYRYFGFLMKESERKRFNGTVPYFLANLIVVCFFPAEVAILAILFLVIGDPFAAYVGSKYGKHRFYNGKSIEGVFGFLIPAFLFSVVVLYLITKTHPESFISLYDHRGFTWTPIVIVFVSVLVSCATEFFSNTTAKGLIDDNLLIPVFGAISLSVLSLLYLDYTPMDFFFDPNALYIQR, translated from the coding sequence ATGAATTCAGGATTTAATTTCTTTCGTAAAATTTGGCATATATTAGGCCTTATCATTCCAGTGACTTTGTATTTGGATCCTTTCCAAGGTGCTTTTGGTCTTTTTTATGCGACACGTGCCATCCTAGTAACGTCCCTTGGACTTTTTCTTTTTTGTTTGATTCTGTTAGAATTTGTTAGATTGACTCATAGTGGTTTTGAAGCTTTTTTTTATCGTTATTTCGGATTTCTAATGAAAGAATCTGAAAGAAAACGATTCAACGGAACCGTTCCCTATTTTCTTGCAAACCTAATTGTTGTTTGTTTTTTTCCGGCTGAAGTTGCGATATTAGCAATTTTATTCCTTGTGATTGGAGATCCATTTGCTGCCTATGTTGGAAGCAAATATGGCAAACACCGTTTTTATAATGGGAAATCGATAGAAGGTGTATTTGGATTTTTGATCCCAGCCTTTTTGTTTTCTGTTGTTGTATTATATCTTATCACAAAAACTCATCCCGAAAGTTTTATCTCATTATACGACCACAGAGGGTTTACTTGGACTCCAATTGTGATTGTGTTTGTTTCTGTTCTTGTTTCCTGTGCCACCGAATTTTTCTCGAATACCACAGCAAAAGGACTCATTGATGACAACTTACTTATACCAGTGTTCGGTGCCATTTCATTATCAGTGTTAAGTCTTTTGTATTTAGATTATACTCCAATGGATTTTTTCTTTGATCCAAATGCCTTATACATCCAAAGATAA
- a CDS encoding LIC12015 family putative lipoprotein, with amino-acid sequence MIRNKQMHRVVLLGLILLPLINCSKDTEILATFDGGTVTRREMNFVIEASKRGNTEPQPISADIQGKILESIALEKILLKDAIASKKVSDADVSKIESLVKDFLKLNVYMREYVKNGLKSKPLEFINLQLALVRGEDESENLKKAQDLANRLNDMSDKEVAVEIAKVTDDMTRKPIGGKLEPFCTNCAETPLEDILNEVRNVKEGKFIAYAKQGEGRIVYVVRSLGTEKVHPERLRKYFTSIFDAFREEAIEYGKTHEDAETKASIAYFTEGESADKANQFASHTMKEYEQGLYQKELKKITEESGITVANLPRFTGPYDVDPKIFTPEYSLFSNKEGKSYTWKDLTADFDAIPSQLKQEYKTEKAKTWDMLNLFQSTILQGKIAETSKRVQSVENEIGYLMQLDKMKVSLALKSLQDEIKAIPVNVTEAQMRDAYEAGKLYAYSDQDPKNPQNRIPKPYAAVRERIKTEMEGTQRNSFIEQKVSGLKTTYNLMIANDRLKEVTL; translated from the coding sequence ATGATTCGAAACAAGCAAATGCACCGAGTGGTTTTACTCGGTTTAATTCTCCTTCCTCTGATAAATTGTTCCAAGGATACTGAAATCCTCGCAACATTTGATGGTGGTACGGTGACACGTAGAGAAATGAATTTTGTGATTGAAGCCTCAAAACGAGGAAACACAGAACCTCAGCCAATAAGTGCTGATATCCAAGGTAAAATTTTAGAAAGTATAGCTTTAGAAAAAATTTTACTAAAAGATGCAATTGCATCTAAAAAAGTATCTGATGCTGATGTTTCAAAAATTGAATCATTGGTTAAAGATTTTTTGAAACTCAATGTTTATATGCGTGAGTATGTAAAAAATGGTTTAAAATCAAAACCATTAGAATTTATCAATCTTCAACTAGCGCTTGTTCGTGGAGAAGATGAAAGTGAAAATCTAAAAAAAGCCCAAGACCTCGCAAATCGATTGAATGATATGTCAGACAAAGAGGTTGCAGTAGAGATTGCAAAAGTTACTGACGATATGACAAGAAAACCGATCGGCGGCAAATTAGAACCATTTTGCACCAATTGTGCGGAAACCCCTCTTGAGGACATTTTGAATGAAGTTCGAAATGTAAAAGAAGGAAAATTTATCGCCTACGCAAAACAAGGTGAAGGAAGAATCGTGTATGTCGTTCGTTCACTTGGAACAGAAAAAGTCCATCCAGAAAGACTAAGAAAATACTTTACTTCAATCTTTGATGCTTTCAGAGAAGAAGCAATAGAATATGGAAAAACTCACGAAGATGCTGAAACCAAAGCAAGTATTGCTTATTTCACAGAGGGAGAATCCGCCGACAAAGCAAATCAATTTGCATCTCATACAATGAAAGAGTATGAGCAAGGGTTGTATCAAAAAGAACTCAAAAAAATCACGGAAGAAAGTGGGATTACTGTGGCAAATCTTCCCCGTTTTACTGGACCTTATGATGTAGACCCTAAAATTTTTACTCCTGAATACAGTCTATTCTCGAACAAAGAGGGAAAAAGTTACACTTGGAAAGATTTAACGGCAGATTTTGATGCGATTCCTTCACAGCTCAAACAAGAATACAAAACGGAAAAAGCAAAAACATGGGACATGTTAAATCTATTTCAATCAACGATCTTACAAGGGAAAATTGCTGAAACTTCCAAACGTGTACAGTCGGTTGAGAACGAAATAGGTTATCTGATGCAATTGGATAAAATGAAAGTAAGTTTGGCATTAAAATCACTACAAGACGAAATCAAAGCGATCCCTGTAAACGTAACGGAAGCCCAAATGCGTGATGCTTATGAAGCCGGAAAACTATATGCCTACTCTGACCAAGATCCAAAAAACCCACAAAATCGGATTCCAAAGCCGTATGCTGCGGTTAGAGAAAGGATCAAAACAGAGATGGAAGGAACCCAAAGGAATTCTTTTATTGAACAAAAAGTTTCCGGACTCAAAACAACTTATAATTTAATGATCGCAAATGATCGACTAAAAGAAGTTACACTATAA
- a CDS encoding helix-turn-helix domain-containing protein: MLRKKRGIKQYDMARALGVSPSYLSKIETGAQDPTEKFKSSCAKYLKTSLDKLFNDSAVEDIYPEFSNGLKNKLWAVRRELGIKQYDFAKKLKVSTPFLSKVELGLLEPPEDFKNLVSKVLKMEKNELFLG; the protein is encoded by the coding sequence ATGCTTCGCAAGAAGAGAGGAATCAAACAGTACGATATGGCAAGGGCTTTGGGGGTATCTCCGAGTTATCTTTCCAAAATTGAGACTGGTGCCCAAGATCCGACTGAAAAATTTAAGTCGTCTTGTGCTAAATATCTCAAAACGTCTCTTGATAAACTCTTTAACGATAGCGCTGTGGAAGACATCTACCCTGAGTTTTCCAATGGATTGAAAAACAAACTTTGGGCAGTCCGCCGTGAGTTAGGAATCAAACAATACGATTTCGCCAAGAAATTGAAGGTTTCAACTCCCTTTCTGTCAAAAGTGGAACTTGGACTTTTAGAACCACCAGAGGATTTTAAGAATCTGGTATCAAAAGTTCTCAAAATGGAAAAAAACGAGCTTTTTTTAGGCTAA
- the eno gene encoding phosphopyruvate hydratase, whose product MSQKDSIRSVRAREIMDSRGNPTVEVDVTLEDGSFGRAAVPSGASTGEHEAVELRDGDKKRYSGKGVLKAVENVNSKISKSILGLSATNQLLIDNTMISLDGTANKSKLGANALLGVSMAVAKAAAAHTGLPLYRYIGGTFARELPVPMMNIINGGAHADNNIDFQEFMILPVSAPNFREALRMGAEVFHSLKSVLKGKGLNTAVGDEGGFAPNLTSNSEAIEVILTAIEKAGYKPDLDIKIGLDCAASEFYDEKKKKYVLKAEKKPEKTAEELVEYYSNLVSKYPIITMEDGLDENDWTGWKKLSDKLGKKIQLVGDDLFVTNIKKLAQGIEKGIGNSILIKVNQIGTLTETLSAIEMAKKAQYTAVVSHRSGETEDATISHIAVATNSGQIKTGSLSRTDRIAKYNELLRIEEELGKNATYSGVGTFYNLR is encoded by the coding sequence ATGTCCCAAAAAGATAGCATTCGTTCCGTCAGAGCCCGTGAAATAATGGATTCCAGAGGAAATCCAACCGTTGAAGTGGATGTCACTTTAGAAGACGGTTCTTTTGGTCGTGCGGCGGTTCCCTCTGGGGCATCCACTGGAGAACACGAAGCTGTGGAACTTCGTGACGGTGATAAAAAAAGATACTCCGGAAAAGGGGTACTCAAAGCTGTTGAAAATGTAAATTCTAAAATTTCTAAATCGATCCTTGGTCTTTCAGCAACAAACCAATTACTCATTGATAACACAATGATTTCCCTTGATGGAACAGCCAACAAATCGAAGTTAGGTGCCAATGCACTTCTTGGGGTTTCCATGGCAGTGGCGAAAGCAGCAGCAGCACATACTGGTCTTCCTCTCTACCGTTACATTGGTGGAACCTTTGCCCGCGAACTACCAGTTCCCATGATGAACATCATCAATGGTGGGGCTCACGCAGACAATAACATCGATTTCCAAGAATTTATGATCCTCCCAGTTTCTGCTCCGAATTTCCGTGAAGCCCTTCGAATGGGTGCGGAAGTTTTCCATAGCTTAAAATCAGTATTAAAGGGAAAAGGCCTAAATACTGCTGTAGGAGACGAAGGTGGATTTGCTCCCAACCTAACAAGCAATAGTGAAGCCATCGAAGTGATTCTCACTGCCATTGAAAAAGCTGGTTATAAACCTGACTTAGATATCAAAATTGGTCTCGATTGTGCTGCCTCTGAATTCTATGATGAGAAAAAGAAAAAATATGTTCTCAAAGCAGAGAAAAAACCAGAAAAGACGGCCGAAGAACTGGTAGAATACTACTCAAATTTAGTGTCCAAGTATCCGATCATTACCATGGAAGACGGTCTGGATGAAAACGATTGGACAGGCTGGAAAAAACTTTCCGATAAACTGGGGAAAAAGATCCAACTTGTGGGGGATGATTTGTTCGTAACCAATATCAAAAAACTCGCACAAGGGATTGAAAAAGGGATTGGTAACTCCATCCTCATCAAAGTGAACCAAATTGGAACTCTGACAGAAACTCTCAGTGCCATCGAAATGGCCAAAAAAGCGCAGTACACGGCTGTTGTGTCCCACAGGTCCGGGGAAACGGAAGATGCCACAATTTCCCACATTGCTGTCGCGACAAACTCAGGTCAGATCAAAACAGGTTCTTTAAGTCGAACGGACAGAATTGCAAAATACAACGAGCTCCTTCGCATCGAAGAAGAACTTGGGAAAAATGCAACGTATAGCGGAGTGGGTACGTTTTATAACTTAAGATAA
- a CDS encoding DUF4416 family protein translates to MPQEILERPVGASFFLIVSYENEDTLFELKNLAEKKFSKILYESVLLPKWVADETEREFAYPGRYTKVLSFKQRIHREEIVEKKKDCLEFQTLLQKKDLSVLLIPGYVTSHNIVITKSKDDFHRMYLFQGVYAETVYYFSRGILQPLPSSQSYFKEKEVIYFFNTLRESYEFNKFKS, encoded by the coding sequence ATGCCACAAGAAATTTTAGAAAGGCCAGTTGGTGCCTCTTTTTTTCTCATTGTTTCCTATGAGAACGAAGATACTCTTTTTGAGTTAAAGAATTTAGCCGAAAAGAAGTTTTCTAAAATCCTTTATGAGTCGGTGCTTTTACCAAAATGGGTGGCTGATGAAACCGAAAGGGAATTTGCATATCCTGGTCGTTATACAAAAGTTTTATCCTTCAAACAAAGAATCCATCGGGAAGAAATTGTTGAGAAAAAAAAGGATTGTTTGGAATTCCAAACTCTACTCCAAAAAAAAGATTTAAGTGTGCTTTTGATTCCTGGTTACGTAACTTCGCATAACATTGTTATAACGAAATCTAAAGATGATTTCCATCGAATGTATTTATTTCAAGGTGTTTATGCAGAAACTGTTTACTATTTCTCTAGAGGAATTTTGCAACCACTCCCTTCATCTCAAAGTTATTTTAAAGAAAAAGAAGTGATCTATTTTTTTAATACCTTGAGGGAATCATATGAATTTAATAAATTTAAAAGTTAA
- a CDS encoding YheT family hydrolase translates to MTSSNKEFKPRRFLEGRHLQTVYNVLFPPDNALEDEYYSESILIPTNDGSGDILWLEHNPPLSLVRKKASPWNGYYIMLVHGMEGSSESHYMVSVGKEALNRGYGVIRMNLRNCGRGLGLAKKPYNAGQSEDIEIVLKYIYKHFTKSIFVSGFSLSANMVLKFFGEKREHYAKAFSATSPPLDLKRSCDFIDSRAGNFYRDHFLETMKEKVSLGIYAISEKMKEQVLRSKSFFDFDDFFTAPISGYANVLEYYNICSSVKYLSGIKIPGLIVHADDDPVVPSEVWHEIRWNSFPYLQTVLTEKGGHVGFISDPSPENPEGRWLPKIILDFFDSKIKSK, encoded by the coding sequence TTGACGTCGTCTAACAAAGAATTTAAACCAAGAAGATTTTTAGAAGGTCGTCACCTTCAAACTGTCTACAATGTACTTTTTCCTCCAGATAATGCTTTGGAGGATGAGTATTATTCTGAAAGTATCCTCATTCCAACAAACGATGGTTCTGGGGATATCCTTTGGTTGGAACACAATCCTCCCCTTTCTCTAGTGCGAAAGAAAGCATCTCCTTGGAACGGATATTATATCATGCTTGTCCATGGAATGGAAGGGAGTTCTGAATCCCATTATATGGTAAGTGTGGGAAAGGAAGCATTGAATCGTGGTTACGGTGTCATTCGTATGAATTTACGTAATTGTGGTCGAGGGCTTGGACTTGCCAAAAAACCATATAATGCTGGTCAGTCAGAAGACATTGAAATTGTATTAAAGTATATTTATAAACATTTTACGAAATCTATATTTGTTTCAGGTTTTTCATTATCAGCCAATATGGTTTTAAAGTTTTTTGGGGAAAAAAGGGAACATTATGCAAAAGCATTTTCCGCAACCTCTCCTCCTTTGGACCTGAAACGAAGTTGTGATTTTATTGATTCCCGTGCTGGAAATTTTTATCGGGACCATTTTTTGGAAACTATGAAAGAAAAGGTATCCTTAGGTATCTACGCTATTTCTGAAAAAATGAAAGAACAAGTTCTGCGTAGTAAATCTTTTTTCGATTTTGATGATTTTTTTACAGCACCAATTTCTGGTTATGCGAATGTGCTCGAATATTACAATATTTGTTCTAGTGTTAAGTATTTATCAGGGATAAAAATTCCAGGACTCATTGTCCATGCTGATGATGATCCTGTTGTGCCATCCGAAGTTTGGCATGAAATTCGATGGAATTCGTTTCCCTATTTGCAAACGGTTCTCACGGAAAAAGGTGGTCATGTCGGTTTTATCAGTGATCCCTCACCTGAAAACCCTGAAGGAAGATGGTTACCAAAAATCATTCTCGATTTTTTTGATTCAAAAATCAAATCCAAGTAG
- a CDS encoding ClpP family protease, whose amino-acid sequence MPEEETPEKEITETIQDLISDKNMGKKFLEKRKIFLWGPVTDESSKELTAKLMYLEMVDPGKPITFYINSPGGVVTSGLVVYDTMQMISSPVHTVCMGMAASMGSILLIGGKKGNRYIWPNGRVMIHQPSIGGQIQAPATDLLIHAQDIVKTKEKLNQMLADACGKTYEQLVEDTDRDYYMDAEQALAYGIVDKIVNTIDVV is encoded by the coding sequence ATGCCAGAAGAAGAAACACCAGAAAAAGAAATCACCGAAACCATCCAAGATCTCATCAGCGATAAAAATATGGGAAAGAAGTTCCTGGAAAAACGGAAAATCTTTCTCTGGGGACCTGTCACTGATGAATCCTCAAAAGAACTCACTGCCAAGTTGATGTACCTAGAAATGGTAGATCCTGGAAAACCTATTACGTTTTATATCAATAGCCCAGGTGGTGTTGTCACTTCTGGTCTTGTCGTGTATGACACGATGCAAATGATCTCCTCTCCAGTACACACTGTTTGTATGGGAATGGCAGCTTCTATGGGTTCCATTTTACTCATTGGTGGGAAAAAGGGAAATCGTTACATATGGCCAAATGGTCGAGTGATGATCCACCAACCATCAATTGGCGGACAAATCCAAGCTCCTGCAACGGATTTACTCATCCATGCACAGGACATTGTCAAAACAAAAGAAAAACTCAATCAGATGTTAGCAGACGCATGTGGTAAAACCTACGAGCAATTGGTGGAAGACACTGATCGCGATTATTATATGGATGCCGAACAAGCTCTTGCTTATGGCATCGTTGATAAAATCGTAAACACAATTGACGTCGTCTAA
- a CDS encoding FtsB family cell division protein gives MTATKASLLLTYVCACLYLGLLSESGVAERMRLEKELINLNAEVERLVVENQGLEEKERRLKNDAYALEQEARKYYLLSETAHVLKFEEFPESAAAKTKVLPTPFRAAGFGGEWKEPPLFLLRFFFISFSVFLILGVYYKLKRLPHTSNQKRLN, from the coding sequence ATGACAGCGACTAAAGCCTCCCTCCTCTTAACCTACGTTTGTGCTTGTTTATACCTCGGACTTTTGTCTGAGTCAGGGGTGGCAGAACGTATGCGTTTGGAAAAAGAACTCATCAATCTCAACGCAGAGGTAGAGAGGCTTGTAGTTGAGAATCAGGGACTCGAAGAAAAGGAGAGGCGTCTGAAAAATGATGCCTATGCCTTAGAACAAGAAGCCCGGAAATACTATTTGCTTTCTGAAACCGCCCATGTCCTGAAATTTGAAGAGTTTCCAGAAAGTGCGGCAGCAAAAACGAAAGTTTTACCAACCCCTTTCCGAGCCGCTGGGTTCGGAGGTGAGTGGAAAGAACCCCCTCTTTTTCTATTACGATTCTTTTTTATTTCTTTCAGTGTTTTCCTGATTCTAGGTGTGTACTATAAGCTGAAACGCTTGCCTCATACGTCTAACCAGAAAAGACTGAACTAA
- a CDS encoding TldD/PmbA family protein, which yields MRDLLKECLAEESGFVELRYHHKESRSFFAERGRVESTALRKRTGVGVRVLESGTWGFASTSEISKASIQNAIQIAKKAAKLSSALRKDKIPNLPKANFAIGDFIGKGIEDFRSRSVDEKLRMVLDIQNEASKQSTKLQSVGCGYSEIYEEKAIVTTDGADSFFSLVRPEFRVSAVAKEDGKLESGSHSIGVTGGWDCLFRSQTPSQISEEACKTAVDLLSSELPDGGLSTVILSPSIVGLLVHEAIGHTVEADFVLSGSVAQGKIGHRVGSDLVTLCDSGFSEYYEGAGGTIPVDDEGLIPTNTVIIQNGILTSYLHNRETAERFGVAPTGSARAWEYGDVPLIRMRNTFLLPGNSSLEEMIANTKDGYYLDGAKNGQADATGEFMFAVQKAYRIQNGKITNLLKGVTVSGLAFDVLQNVDMVSKEFKWDLGSGHCGKGQPAKVDAGGPYVRTKVLLGGK from the coding sequence ATGCGTGACCTATTAAAAGAATGTTTAGCAGAAGAATCTGGATTTGTAGAGTTACGTTACCATCATAAAGAAAGTCGGTCTTTTTTTGCAGAACGAGGTCGTGTGGAATCCACTGCTCTACGGAAAAGAACAGGTGTAGGTGTTCGAGTTCTTGAATCTGGTACTTGGGGATTTGCATCCACAAGTGAGATTTCAAAGGCTTCCATTCAAAATGCCATCCAAATTGCAAAAAAGGCGGCTAAGTTATCATCGGCACTCCGCAAGGATAAAATTCCAAACCTTCCAAAAGCCAATTTTGCCATTGGGGATTTTATCGGTAAAGGGATCGAAGATTTTCGCAGCCGCTCCGTGGATGAAAAATTGCGAATGGTTCTCGACATACAAAATGAAGCAAGTAAACAATCCACCAAACTTCAATCAGTTGGTTGTGGATATTCTGAAATTTATGAGGAAAAGGCAATTGTCACAACCGATGGTGCTGATAGTTTTTTTAGTTTGGTTCGTCCAGAGTTTCGAGTCTCTGCCGTGGCAAAAGAAGATGGAAAACTAGAGTCAGGTTCTCATTCGATTGGGGTCACTGGTGGTTGGGATTGCCTCTTCCGTTCGCAAACTCCATCCCAAATATCTGAGGAAGCTTGTAAAACTGCTGTGGATTTACTTTCAAGTGAACTACCTGATGGTGGACTTTCTACAGTGATTCTATCCCCTTCTATTGTCGGATTACTCGTCCACGAAGCTATTGGGCATACTGTTGAAGCTGACTTTGTTCTTTCAGGTTCTGTCGCACAAGGGAAAATCGGACACCGTGTCGGTTCCGACTTAGTAACGTTATGCGATTCTGGGTTTTCTGAATATTATGAAGGTGCTGGTGGTACCATTCCTGTTGATGATGAAGGTCTAATTCCAACAAACACTGTGATCATTCAAAATGGAATTCTTACTTCCTATTTACATAATCGAGAGACTGCTGAACGATTTGGAGTGGCTCCAACTGGATCTGCGAGGGCTTGGGAATATGGTGATGTTCCTCTCATTCGGATGCGAAATACCTTTTTACTTCCAGGAAACTCCAGTTTAGAAGAAATGATCGCAAACACGAAAGATGGATACTATTTGGATGGTGCCAAAAATGGCCAAGCGGATGCAACAGGAGAATTTATGTTTGCGGTTCAGAAAGCCTATCGAATCCAAAATGGTAAAATCACAAATCTATTAAAGGGAGTCACGGTTTCTGGACTTGCCTTTGATGTTTTACAAAATGTGGATATGGTTTCTAAAGAATTTAAATGGGATTTGGGATCAGGTCACTGCGGAAAAGGACAACCAGCCAAAGTGGATGCAGGTGGACCATATGTTAGAACAAAAGTATTATTAGGTGGTAAATAA
- a CDS encoding STAS domain-containing protein yields the protein MSLDDLVVSTEKIDTVYVTKLQGNLNNFTAEKCIKSVTNSLKHGSVILDLEELNMVTTQGIIAFKTLNEAAFLQKHKIILINLPLSVRQAFLMAGVRNLFPIANNEEAAFKMASRPSR from the coding sequence ATGAGTTTAGACGATTTAGTAGTTTCCACTGAGAAAATTGATACCGTATACGTAACCAAATTACAGGGAAATCTAAACAACTTCACGGCAGAAAAATGCATCAAATCAGTCACCAACTCCTTAAAACACGGATCTGTCATTTTGGATTTGGAAGAACTGAACATGGTCACCACTCAAGGGATCATTGCTTTCAAAACCTTAAACGAAGCAGCATTCCTTCAAAAACATAAAATCATCCTCATCAACCTCCCGTTAAGTGTTAGGCAAGCCTTTCTCATGGCAGGAGTTCGGAATTTATTTCCGATCGCAAATAATGAAGAAGCTGCATTTAAAATGGCTTCAAGACCCAGTAGGTAA
- a CDS encoding TldD/PmbA family protein, with protein sequence MDRGTIEKRLNDQKDLLSNLIQKAKTNGIHQVEIYSSYGYSEDVSLEKNDLNNCTATEENMFGIRVIHEGNQGFLISNHIPSLYTSIEEAFQLAKSQSTPDLDLILPEARPITNQFNTYDPSLDSMGIEDLVSYAKEALGWRNELYEKVNIDSGDFSLSKGYKLIISSKGVMAHELGAELSASVMGMGVDGDLVGSFDYDSASGFNKEQFQTLWKKAFHNFGDKCMGALYAKPTSSFQGKVLLPPEAVFSFFLGLFVGSLNGTSLRKGKSKMEGKLGEKVASSLLSIYDDPTNISLMGSTGFDREGMPTSYKNVLTEGVLESYFYNSYEAKKAGLSISNGSATGGAQSLPGCGPKQLQIAPGTSSKDEFFKQPGKTLFVNRISGTKDGASGDFSGVVKGGYLLEGGEKIPVREVQIVGNAFDALNQIEAISKEGELLGESSFVPYMLLDGFTITGVTED encoded by the coding sequence ATGGATCGTGGTACGATTGAAAAACGATTAAACGACCAAAAAGATTTACTCTCCAATCTAATCCAAAAGGCAAAAACCAATGGAATTCACCAAGTAGAAATTTATTCGAGTTATGGTTATTCTGAAGATGTAAGTTTAGAGAAAAATGATCTCAATAATTGTACAGCTACGGAAGAAAATATGTTTGGGATCCGAGTGATCCATGAAGGAAACCAAGGGTTTCTCATCTCCAATCATATTCCAAGTTTGTATACATCGATTGAAGAAGCCTTCCAATTGGCAAAAAGCCAATCCACACCCGATCTTGATTTGATCTTACCGGAAGCACGTCCAATTACGAACCAGTTTAACACATATGATCCATCGCTTGATTCTATGGGAATTGAAGACTTGGTCTCTTATGCAAAAGAAGCACTTGGTTGGCGAAATGAGCTTTATGAAAAAGTAAATATTGATTCTGGTGATTTTTCGCTTAGCAAAGGTTATAAGTTGATTATATCATCAAAAGGTGTAATGGCACATGAGCTTGGTGCAGAACTTTCAGCTTCTGTCATGGGAATGGGTGTTGATGGTGACCTTGTGGGTAGTTTTGATTATGATTCTGCAAGTGGATTCAACAAAGAACAGTTCCAAACTCTTTGGAAAAAAGCTTTCCATAATTTTGGAGATAAATGTATGGGAGCATTGTATGCCAAACCAACATCCAGTTTCCAAGGAAAGGTCCTTCTCCCGCCAGAAGCTGTTTTTTCTTTTTTCCTTGGACTTTTTGTTGGTTCTCTGAATGGAACAAGCCTTAGAAAAGGGAAATCAAAGATGGAAGGTAAGTTAGGCGAAAAAGTGGCATCTTCACTCCTCTCGATATATGATGATCCAACAAATATAAGTTTAATGGGTTCAACAGGTTTTGACAGAGAAGGAATGCCGACGAGTTATAAAAACGTCCTAACGGAAGGGGTTTTGGAATCTTATTTTTATAATTCATACGAAGCAAAAAAAGCAGGTCTTTCAATTTCCAATGGATCTGCCACAGGTGGGGCACAAAGTCTCCCAGGTTGTGGTCCAAAACAGCTACAAATTGCACCAGGAACTTCCTCTAAAGATGAATTTTTCAAACAACCAGGGAAAACTTTATTTGTGAATCGTATCTCTGGTACAAAAGATGGGGCGTCAGGTGATTTTTCTGGAGTGGTCAAAGGGGGTTACCTTTTGGAAGGGGGCGAAAAAATCCCTGTGCGCGAAGTACAAATCGTCGGGAATGCATTTGATGCATTGAACCAAATCGAAGCAATTTCCAAAGAAGGTGAACTCTTAGGAGAATCTTCTTTTGTTCCATATATGTTACTCGATGGATTTACGATCACTGGGGTCACAGAAGACTAA